A region of the Oceanihabitans sp. IOP_32 genome:
TATGTTATAGGTGTTGTTAATATTAGAGATATTGGCTAGCAACCCCGTTACGTTACTATCTCTAAAATCCCCATCTCTGGTAACGTTTGTATTTACAAGACTTATGGATGAGTTTCCGTTAAATTGCTGGTCTAACACCAAAATATTATAATTGGCAAGCGGCTCTGTAACTCTATTTCTATGCGAAATAACACTGTCTCTTACCTCTTGTGTATTCTCATCTCTTATATATTCGATTCTCTTTATTTTAGCTTGGGTTTGTTCGGTTATGGCATTAAAAAAACCAACCCCTAGGCCTTTTTTTGTACGTCCAGAAACTTTTATGGCGTTCAATGTTTTAACCACACTCGGGTTACTTATAATTTCTTCATTGATATTACGGTTAGTAATGAGCTCTTCTTCAACAGTTTCTTGATCTACAGGTGCGTTGCCAATACGTCGTGAAAAAAACAAATCCCCTTTATTAAATAAATCGACTCCTTCTTTAAAAAACTGTCGTTGTTCGTTAAAGGTTTGTTCAAAAGGGCTTAGGTTTAATCTAACATTATCGAAACCAGCTTGACTAAAATCGGGTATTAAAGTGGCGTCTAAAGTAAAGTTTTCTGTAATGCCGTATTTTACATCTAATCCTACATTAAAATTGGTTTCATGGTCACCATCAAATGCGTTAGAAATGGCCGAAACAAAAGGATAAAAACTTAATCGTGTGGGTGGTTTAATATTTTTAATACCCGTTAATTCGCCATTGTAAATTCCTATATCGCCTTTAGTTCTATCTATGGGACTCCATGAGTACTGCGAGTTGTTTATTCTAAAATGTCTATGAAATTGTAATCCCCAAGTTTGCACAGCATCGTTAGAAAATCGAAGGGCTCTGTAGGGTATTTTCATTTCAACAATCCATCCATCATGCACAATTTTTACGGCACTATCCCACACGGCATTCCATCCAAAATCTTCACCACCTTCTATACTCGGAGAGGCAATAGCATCGGCTTGAGTACCTGAGCTAAAAACAAAAAACTCGGTATTATTTTGGGCGTCATTATTGGGGTTTAAAACTACAACGAAAAAATCCGACTGGCCAAAATTATCACGACTGGTAAATTGCTTTTGAATATCTTCCGGTTTATCTTTTAAATACGCAGCCACATAAATAGCATTATCATCATAGGTTAGTTTTACCGTGGTTTTTTGGTGTGGTTTTTCAGCAACACCCATTTCTGGTCTAAATTGCGTAAAATTTATTGCGCTATCTGCGTTTTTCCAAGCCAACTCGTTTAAGACAGCATCAATTTTTGGTGCTTCATTAGTTCTTAAAATGTTTAAACTTTTTTTATCTTGTGTATAAGCGCAAAAAGAGAATAAGACAGTAAAACAGATGGCGGTTAGTGGCCTCATCAATGTTAATTTAGTTTTAGAGGAATTAGTTTAAAGCTAAGTTTCATATCATAAAATTGTTGTTTTAACAAAAATATAACGTTAAACGCTTAGTAATCACAATAAAATGTTAAAAAAACTAAAGGGCTGTCAGTTTTTGTTGATAAAGAGTTTTTTAATCTTGAGATGATTGTACAACCGTTTTTAGCCATGCAGGAAAAAAATCGGCGATTATCTGCAACCCGAGCGACAGTGAACTAGCGAAGCATATCTGCGGGAAATAAATAGCAGTACCACATAGAATTGTCATGTAAATTTCGCTGATTTACGCAGAATAAAAACAAAGATTTGTTTTTTCGTAATGAAATAGAAGTACCATTAAATCGTTACAAATTATTAATTGATGATACTCTACAGACAATCATTTAGAAGACGTATAATACCTAAAGAACACTTTAGAGAGCGACCATTTAAGTGGGTATTATTTCATTTGTTTTAGGGGATAACTTGAGATATTTAACACTCAATTAATTTCTTAAATTTATGGGTAAGTCATCTTTTGGTATATTTTTTGTAATTTAGAAATCAAGACGAATAGCTATGAATTTAGAAAATTTAAGTAAAAAGAAGAAGCTTGTATTAAGTGTAATATTTGATATCGTTGGTATGCTTACAGTAATAGATATTATTTGGGCACCTGCTTCGGGGTATTTAATGAGTAGAATGTATAAAGGAACCCGGGGCAAAGTAGCTGGATTGGTATCTTTTATTGAAGAGGCCATACCTGGTTTGGATATTATTCCAACCTTTACTATAATGTGGCTGTTAACGTACGTTTTTCAGAAAGATCAAGCAACTGTAACAATAAAAACTGAACAATAAAGCACGTTTGGCTAAAAGGTGAATAATTGATTTTAAACTTTAAAACTAAAGCATGATTATAATTCCTTTACCCATGTTTTAAAAAGGGATTAAAAATTATTTAAAAACGAAATAAAAGGCCTTTCCCATCCATATCAAAGGAATGGAAAGGCTTTTTTATGGGTTATAACTTGTAAACAAATCCTAAATTAATGGTTCTTCCCATATTAAAAATACCATCAGATTTTAAACGTGATAAATGGTTTATATAGGTTTCGTCGGTTAGGTTATTTCCAGAAATACTAAGTTCTAATTCCTTTTTAAATACCGAAAGAGTTCCCCCTAATCCAGCACTTAAAAGGTTGTAATCACTCGACTTGGTTTCAAAATCACTCACATTATTTTGTTTAAATGTAGTTTTCAGCTTGATAAAAGCATAGCCTTTTTTTACCCAGTTATTTTCAAACTCAACTCTAACTGTATTGCTTAAAGAATTTGCAGGAATAAGCGGTAAATAAGAGTCGTTTTGAAGCTTTCCTGTAACAGTTTCAAAACTCGATTCGAAATGTAACCAATGTATGGGGTGCGGGTGGAAGTGCAATCCGAACTCGCCTCCATAAAGCTCAGCATCATCTTGTAGGTATAGGTAAACCGGTGTATCACCAATTAGGTTACCGGTAGGAGAAAGGAAAATATAGTTGTTAATACTATTATAAAAGCCATTTGCGAATATTTCAACATGTTCATTTCTATATTCTAAAGCTAAATCTGTTTGAAAATTCTGTTCGCTTTTTAAGTTGATATTTCCTATTTCGTAGCGATTTGTACCTGAATGTCCACCATTTGATGCCAATTCAGACAAGTTTGGAGCTCTAAAACCAGTAGCAAAATTAAGTCTTGCAGTGATATTT
Encoded here:
- a CDS encoding DUF5916 domain-containing protein, producing the protein MRPLTAICFTVLFSFCAYTQDKKSLNILRTNEAPKIDAVLNELAWKNADSAINFTQFRPEMGVAEKPHQKTTVKLTYDDNAIYVAAYLKDKPEDIQKQFTSRDNFGQSDFFVVVLNPNNDAQNNTEFFVFSSGTQADAIASPSIEGGEDFGWNAVWDSAVKIVHDGWIVEMKIPYRALRFSNDAVQTWGLQFHRHFRINNSQYSWSPIDRTKGDIGIYNGELTGIKNIKPPTRLSFYPFVSAISNAFDGDHETNFNVGLDVKYGITENFTLDATLIPDFSQAGFDNVRLNLSPFEQTFNEQRQFFKEGVDLFNKGDLFFSRRIGNAPVDQETVEEELITNRNINEEIISNPSVVKTLNAIKVSGRTKKGLGVGFFNAITEQTQAKIKRIEYIRDENTQEVRDSVISHRNRVTEPLANYNILVLDQQFNGNSSISLVNTNVTRDGDFRDSNVTGLLANISNINNTYNIRGDLKMSHLNLSDGTQTGLSSFFRIRKTHGKLRYSFDHNFADEAYDINDLGLNLRNNFNNFGIDLSYEVFEPTRTLNSFRINSWANYRRLYKPSTYTGGNFGLRINAQNKKLMWFGARLNFEVGKQYDYYEPRDFENKRFFVYKNYGSAGIWFETNSNKRFSIEVDLETSTLFDNERDFFGHEFEVEPTLRFSDKFRVSYEFSYRNNKGSRGYVDSINDAIIFGERDVISIENSISGSYNFNALQALTLTFRNFWSTVNYDYNLFTLENNGSLSTTNNYNIDSLEDSPNINFNTWNLDLRYAWQFAPGSQLTALYRNSLFNLNTASKEHYFNSLNSLFDQPIQHIFSIKLQYFIDYSNLKNIFKKKRSL